In one Papio anubis isolate 15944 chromosome 11, Panubis1.0, whole genome shotgun sequence genomic region, the following are encoded:
- the NDST2 gene encoding bifunctional heparan sulfate N-deacetylase/N-sulfotransferase 2 isoform X2, with amino-acid sequence MLQLWKVVRPARQLELHRLILLLIAFSLGSMGFLAYYVSTSPKAKEPLPLPLGDCSSSGAAGPGPARPPVPPRPPRPPETVRTEPVVLVFVESAYSQLGQEIVAILESSRFRYSTELAPGRGDMPTLTDNTHGRYVLVIYENLLKYVNLDAWSRELLDRYCVEYGVGIIGFFRAHEHSLLSAQLKGFPLFLHSNLGLRDYQVNPSAPLLHLTRPSRLEPGPLPGDDWTIFQSNHSTYEPVLLASLRPAEPLVPGPVLRRARLPTVVQDLGLHDGIQRVLFGHGLSFWLHKLIFVDAVAYLTGKRLCLDLDRYILVDIDDIFVGKEGTRMKVADVEALLTTQNKLRTLVPNFTFNLGFSGKFYHTGTEEEDAGDDMLLKHRKEFWWFPHMWSHMQPHLFHNRSVLADQMRLNKQFALEHGIPTDLGYAVAPHHSGVYPIHTQLYEAWKSVWGIQVTSTEEYPHLRPARYRRGFIHNGIMVLPRQTCGLFTHTIFYNEYPGGSRELDRSIRGGELFLTVLLNPISIFMTHLSNYGNDRLGLYTFESLVRFLQCWTRLRLQTLPPVPLAQKYFELFPQERSPLWQNPCDDKRHKDIWSKEKTCDRLPKFLIVGPQKTGTTAIHFFLSLHPAVTSSFPSPSTFEEIQFFNGPNYHKGIDWYMDFFPVPSNASTDFLFEKSATYFDSEVVPRRGAALLPRAKIITVLTNPADRAYSWYQHQRAHGDPVALNYTFYQVISASSQTPLALRSLQNRCLVPGYYSTHLQRWLTYYPSGQLLIVDGQELRTNPAASMESIQKFLGITPFLNYTRTLRFDDDKGFWCQGLEGGKTRCLGRSKGRRYPDMDTEQTNEELEEGSSEEPLAQLQVGAQKGMSSHRHGRQHAGGAGCGD; translated from the exons ATGCTCCAGTTGTGGAAGGTTGTACGCCCAGCTCGGCAGCTGGAACTGCACCGCCTCATACTGCTGCTGATTGCTTTCAGCCTGGGCTCCATGGGCTTCCTGGCTTACTATGTGTCCACCAGCCCTAAGGCCAAggagcccctgcccctgcccttggGAGACTGCAGCAGCAGTGGGGCAGCTGGTCCTGGCCCTGCACGGCCTCCAGTTCCACCTCGGCCCCCCAGGCCTCCAGAGACAGTTCGAACTGAACCTGTGGTCCTTGTGTTTGTGGAGAGTGCATACTCACAGCTGGGGCAGGAAATTGTGGCCATCCTGGAATCTAGTCGTTTTCGTTATAGCACTGAGTTGGCACCTGGCCGAGGGGACATGCCCACATTGACTGATAATACCCATGGCCGCTATGTCTTGGTCATTTATGAGAACCTGCTCAAGTATGTCAACTTGGATGCCTGGAGTCGAGAACTGCTAGACCGGTACTGTGTGGAGTATGGTGTGGGCATCATTGGCTTTTTCCGAGCCCACGAGCACAGCCTACTGAGTGCCCAGCTTAAGGGCTTTCCCCTTTTTTTACACTCAAACTTGGGGCTCCGGGACTACCAAGTGAATCCTTCTGCCCCGCTACTGCATCTCACACGCCCCAGCCGCCTAGAACCAGGGCCACTGCCTGGTGATGACTGGACCATCTTCCAATCCAATCATAGTACATATGAACCAGTGCTTCTTGCCAGCCTTCGGCCAGCTGAGCCCCTGGTGCCAGGACCAGTTCTTCGTCGGGCCCGGCTTCCCACTGTGGTACAGGACCTGGGGCTTCATGATGGCATCCAGCGGGTGCTCTTTGGTCACGGCCTTTCCTTCTGGCTCCACAAACTTATCTTCGTTGATGCTGTTGCATACCTCACTGGCAAGCGCCTCTGCCTGGACCTCGACCGCTACATCTTGGTAGACATCGATGACATCTTTGTGGGCAAGGAAGGGACCCGCATGAAGGTGGCTGATGTTGAG GCTCTGTTGACCACCCAGAACAAACTCAGGACCTTAGTCCCCAACTTCACCTTCAACTTGGGCTTCTCGGGCAAGTTCTATCATACTG GGACAGAGGAGGAGGATGCAGGGGACGACATGCTGCTGAAGCACCGCAAAGAGTTCTGGTGGTTCCCGCACATGTGGAGTCACATGCAGCCACACCTGTTCCACAATCGCTCCGTGCTGGCTGACCAGATGAGGCTCAACAAACAGTTTGCTCTG GAGCATGGGATTCCCACGGATCTGGGGTATGCTGTGGCCCCCCACCACTCGGGCGTGTACCCCATCCACACGCAGCTCTATGAGGCCTGGAAATCCGTGTGGGGCATCCAGGTGACCAGCACTGAGGAGTATCCCCATCTCCGCCCCGCCCGCTACCGTCGTGGCTTCATTCACAATGGCATTATG gTGCTGCCCCGGCAGACATGTGGCCTCTTCACTCACACAATCTTCTATAATGAGTATCCTGGAGGCTCTCGTGAACTAGACCGGAGCATCCGAGGTGGAGAGCTCTTTCTGACGGTGCTGCTTAATCCG ATTAGCATCTTTATGACCCATCTGTCCAATTATGGAAATGATCGGCTGGGCCTGTACACCTTTGAGAGCTTGGTGCGCTTCCTCCAGTGCTGGACACGGCTGCGCCTACAGACCCTTCCTCCTGTCCCGCTTGCACAGAAGTACTTTGAACTTTTCCCTCAGGAGCGAAGCCCCCTTTGGCAG AATCCCTGTGATGACAAGAGGCACAAAGATATCTGGTCCAAGGAGAAAACCTGTGATCGTCTCCCGAAGTTCCTCATTGTGGGACCCCAGAAAACAG GGACTACAGCTATTCACTTCTTCCTGAGCCTGCACCCAGCTGTAACTAGCAGCTTCCCTAGCCCCAGCACATTTGAGGAGATTCAGTTCTTCAACGGCCCTAATTACCACAAGGGTATTGACTG GTACATGGATTTCTTCCCTGTTCCTTCCAATGCCAGCACTGATTTCCTATTTGAAAAAAGTGCCACCTACTTTGACTCAGAGGTTGTACCACGGCGGGGGGCTGCCCTCCTGCCACGAGCCAAGATCATCACAGTGCTCACCAACCCTGCTGACAGGGCCTACTCCTGGTACCAG CATCAGCGAGCCCATGGAGACCCAGTTGCTTTGAACTATACCTTCTATCAGGTGATTTCAGCCTCCTCCCAGACCCCTCTGGCACTACGCTCCCTGCAGAACCGCTGTCTTGTCCCTGGCTACTATTCTACCCATCTACAACGCTGGCTGACTTACTACCCCTCTGGACAG TTGCTGATTGTGGATGGGCAAGAGCTGCGTACCAACCCAGCAGCCTCAATGGAGAGCATCCAGAAGTTCCTGGGTATCACACCCTTTCTGAACTACACACGGACCCTCAG GTTTGATGACGATAAGGGATTTTGGTGCCAGGGACTTGAAGGTGGTAAGACTCGCTGCCTAGGCCGGAGCAAAGGCCGGAGGTATCCAGATATGGACACTGAG CAAACAAATGAAGAGCTAGAGGAAGGGTCCTCTGAGGAGCCACTGGCACAACTGCAGGTAGGAGCACAGAAAGGGATGTCCTCTCACCGACACGGTAGGCAGCATGCAGGTGGTGCAGGCTGTGGGGACTGA
- the NDST2 gene encoding bifunctional heparan sulfate N-deacetylase/N-sulfotransferase 2 isoform X6, which yields MLQLWKVVRPARQLELHRLILLLIAFSLGSMGFLAYYVSTSPKAKEPLPLPLGDCSSSGAAGPGPARPPVPPRPPRPPETVRTEPVVLVFVESAYSQLGQEIVAILESSRFRYSTELAPGRGDMPTLTDNTHGRYVLVIYENLLKYVNLDAWSRELLDRYCVEYGVGIIGFFRAHEHSLLSAQLKGFPLFLHSNLGLRDYQVNPSAPLLHLTRPSRLEPGPLPGDDWTIFQSNHSTYEPVLLASLRPAEPLVPGPVLRRARLPTVVQDLGLHDGIQRVLFGHGLSFWLHKLIFVDAVAYLTGKRLCLDLDRYILVDIDDIFVGKEGTRMKVADVEALLTTQNKLRTLVPNFTFNLGFSGKFYHTGTEEEDAGDDMLLKHRKEFWWFPHMWSHMQPHLFHNRSVLADQMRLNKQFALEHGIPTDLGYAVAPHHSGVYPIHTQLYEAWKSVWGIQVTSTEEYPHLRPARYRRGFIHNGIMVLPRQTCGLFTHTIFYNEYPGGSRELDRSIRGGELFLTVLLNPISIFMTHLSNYGNDRLGLYTFESLVRFLQCWTRLRLQTLPPVPLAQKYFELFPQERSPLWQNPCDDKRHKDIWSKEKTCDRLPKFLIVGPQKTGTTAIHFFLSLHPAVTSSFPSPSTFEEIQFFNGPNYHKGIDWYMDFFPVPSNASTDFLFEKSATYFDSEVVPRRGAALLPRAKIITVLTNPADRAYSWYQHQRAHGDPVALNYTFYQVISASSQTPLALRSLQNRCLVPGYYSTHLQRWLTYYPSGQLLIVDGQELRTNPAASMESIQKFLGITPFLNYTRTLRFDDDKGFWCQGLEGGKTRCLGRSKGRRYPDMDTEVRSNDLPVIQET from the exons ATGCTCCAGTTGTGGAAGGTTGTACGCCCAGCTCGGCAGCTGGAACTGCACCGCCTCATACTGCTGCTGATTGCTTTCAGCCTGGGCTCCATGGGCTTCCTGGCTTACTATGTGTCCACCAGCCCTAAGGCCAAggagcccctgcccctgcccttggGAGACTGCAGCAGCAGTGGGGCAGCTGGTCCTGGCCCTGCACGGCCTCCAGTTCCACCTCGGCCCCCCAGGCCTCCAGAGACAGTTCGAACTGAACCTGTGGTCCTTGTGTTTGTGGAGAGTGCATACTCACAGCTGGGGCAGGAAATTGTGGCCATCCTGGAATCTAGTCGTTTTCGTTATAGCACTGAGTTGGCACCTGGCCGAGGGGACATGCCCACATTGACTGATAATACCCATGGCCGCTATGTCTTGGTCATTTATGAGAACCTGCTCAAGTATGTCAACTTGGATGCCTGGAGTCGAGAACTGCTAGACCGGTACTGTGTGGAGTATGGTGTGGGCATCATTGGCTTTTTCCGAGCCCACGAGCACAGCCTACTGAGTGCCCAGCTTAAGGGCTTTCCCCTTTTTTTACACTCAAACTTGGGGCTCCGGGACTACCAAGTGAATCCTTCTGCCCCGCTACTGCATCTCACACGCCCCAGCCGCCTAGAACCAGGGCCACTGCCTGGTGATGACTGGACCATCTTCCAATCCAATCATAGTACATATGAACCAGTGCTTCTTGCCAGCCTTCGGCCAGCTGAGCCCCTGGTGCCAGGACCAGTTCTTCGTCGGGCCCGGCTTCCCACTGTGGTACAGGACCTGGGGCTTCATGATGGCATCCAGCGGGTGCTCTTTGGTCACGGCCTTTCCTTCTGGCTCCACAAACTTATCTTCGTTGATGCTGTTGCATACCTCACTGGCAAGCGCCTCTGCCTGGACCTCGACCGCTACATCTTGGTAGACATCGATGACATCTTTGTGGGCAAGGAAGGGACCCGCATGAAGGTGGCTGATGTTGAG GCTCTGTTGACCACCCAGAACAAACTCAGGACCTTAGTCCCCAACTTCACCTTCAACTTGGGCTTCTCGGGCAAGTTCTATCATACTG GGACAGAGGAGGAGGATGCAGGGGACGACATGCTGCTGAAGCACCGCAAAGAGTTCTGGTGGTTCCCGCACATGTGGAGTCACATGCAGCCACACCTGTTCCACAATCGCTCCGTGCTGGCTGACCAGATGAGGCTCAACAAACAGTTTGCTCTG GAGCATGGGATTCCCACGGATCTGGGGTATGCTGTGGCCCCCCACCACTCGGGCGTGTACCCCATCCACACGCAGCTCTATGAGGCCTGGAAATCCGTGTGGGGCATCCAGGTGACCAGCACTGAGGAGTATCCCCATCTCCGCCCCGCCCGCTACCGTCGTGGCTTCATTCACAATGGCATTATG gTGCTGCCCCGGCAGACATGTGGCCTCTTCACTCACACAATCTTCTATAATGAGTATCCTGGAGGCTCTCGTGAACTAGACCGGAGCATCCGAGGTGGAGAGCTCTTTCTGACGGTGCTGCTTAATCCG ATTAGCATCTTTATGACCCATCTGTCCAATTATGGAAATGATCGGCTGGGCCTGTACACCTTTGAGAGCTTGGTGCGCTTCCTCCAGTGCTGGACACGGCTGCGCCTACAGACCCTTCCTCCTGTCCCGCTTGCACAGAAGTACTTTGAACTTTTCCCTCAGGAGCGAAGCCCCCTTTGGCAG AATCCCTGTGATGACAAGAGGCACAAAGATATCTGGTCCAAGGAGAAAACCTGTGATCGTCTCCCGAAGTTCCTCATTGTGGGACCCCAGAAAACAG GGACTACAGCTATTCACTTCTTCCTGAGCCTGCACCCAGCTGTAACTAGCAGCTTCCCTAGCCCCAGCACATTTGAGGAGATTCAGTTCTTCAACGGCCCTAATTACCACAAGGGTATTGACTG GTACATGGATTTCTTCCCTGTTCCTTCCAATGCCAGCACTGATTTCCTATTTGAAAAAAGTGCCACCTACTTTGACTCAGAGGTTGTACCACGGCGGGGGGCTGCCCTCCTGCCACGAGCCAAGATCATCACAGTGCTCACCAACCCTGCTGACAGGGCCTACTCCTGGTACCAG CATCAGCGAGCCCATGGAGACCCAGTTGCTTTGAACTATACCTTCTATCAGGTGATTTCAGCCTCCTCCCAGACCCCTCTGGCACTACGCTCCCTGCAGAACCGCTGTCTTGTCCCTGGCTACTATTCTACCCATCTACAACGCTGGCTGACTTACTACCCCTCTGGACAG TTGCTGATTGTGGATGGGCAAGAGCTGCGTACCAACCCAGCAGCCTCAATGGAGAGCATCCAGAAGTTCCTGGGTATCACACCCTTTCTGAACTACACACGGACCCTCAG GTTTGATGACGATAAGGGATTTTGGTGCCAGGGACTTGAAGGTGGTAAGACTCGCTGCCTAGGCCGGAGCAAAGGCCGGAGGTATCCAGATATGGACACTGAG GTCAGGTCAAATGATTTACCTGTAATCCAGGAAACGTGA
- the NDST2 gene encoding bifunctional heparan sulfate N-deacetylase/N-sulfotransferase 2 isoform X3: MLQLWKVVRPARQLELHRLILLLIAFSLGSMGFLAYYVSTSPKAKEPLPLPLGDCSSSGAAGPGPARPPVPPRPPRPPETVRTEPVVLVFVESAYSQLGQEIVAILESSRFRYSTELAPGRGDMPTLTDNTHGRYVLVIYENLLKYVNLDAWSRELLDRYCVEYGVGIIGFFRAHEHSLLSAQLKGFPLFLHSNLGLRDYQVNPSAPLLHLTRPSRLEPGPLPGDDWTIFQSNHSTYEPVLLASLRPAEPLVPGPVLRRARLPTVVQDLGLHDGIQRVLFGHGLSFWLHKLIFVDAVAYLTGKRLCLDLDRYILVDIDDIFVGKEGTRMKVADVEALLTTQNKLRTLVPNFTFNLGFSGKFYHTGTEEEDAGDDMLLKHRKEFWWFPHMWSHMQPHLFHNRSVLADQMRLNKQFALEHGIPTDLGYAVAPHHSGVYPIHTQLYEAWKSVWGIQVTSTEEYPHLRPARYRRGFIHNGIMVLPRQTCGLFTHTIFYNEYPGGSRELDRSIRGGELFLTVLLNPISIFMTHLSNYGNDRLGLYTFESLVRFLQCWTRLRLQTLPPVPLAQKYFELFPQERSPLWQNPCDDKRHKDIWSKEKTCDRLPKFLIVGPQKTGTTAIHFFLSLHPAVTSSFPSPSTFEEIQFFNGPNYHKGIDWYMDFFPVPSNASTDFLFEKSATYFDSEVVPRRGAALLPRAKIITVLTNPADRAYSWYQHQRAHGDPVALNYTFYQVISASSQTPLALRSLQNRCLVPGYYSTHLQRWLTYYPSGQLLIVDGQELRTNPAASMESIQKFLGITPFLNYTRTLRFDDDKGFWCQGLEGGKTRCLGRSKGRRYPDMDTESRLFLTDFFRNHNLELSKLLSRLGQPVPSWLREELQHSSLG; the protein is encoded by the exons ATGCTCCAGTTGTGGAAGGTTGTACGCCCAGCTCGGCAGCTGGAACTGCACCGCCTCATACTGCTGCTGATTGCTTTCAGCCTGGGCTCCATGGGCTTCCTGGCTTACTATGTGTCCACCAGCCCTAAGGCCAAggagcccctgcccctgcccttggGAGACTGCAGCAGCAGTGGGGCAGCTGGTCCTGGCCCTGCACGGCCTCCAGTTCCACCTCGGCCCCCCAGGCCTCCAGAGACAGTTCGAACTGAACCTGTGGTCCTTGTGTTTGTGGAGAGTGCATACTCACAGCTGGGGCAGGAAATTGTGGCCATCCTGGAATCTAGTCGTTTTCGTTATAGCACTGAGTTGGCACCTGGCCGAGGGGACATGCCCACATTGACTGATAATACCCATGGCCGCTATGTCTTGGTCATTTATGAGAACCTGCTCAAGTATGTCAACTTGGATGCCTGGAGTCGAGAACTGCTAGACCGGTACTGTGTGGAGTATGGTGTGGGCATCATTGGCTTTTTCCGAGCCCACGAGCACAGCCTACTGAGTGCCCAGCTTAAGGGCTTTCCCCTTTTTTTACACTCAAACTTGGGGCTCCGGGACTACCAAGTGAATCCTTCTGCCCCGCTACTGCATCTCACACGCCCCAGCCGCCTAGAACCAGGGCCACTGCCTGGTGATGACTGGACCATCTTCCAATCCAATCATAGTACATATGAACCAGTGCTTCTTGCCAGCCTTCGGCCAGCTGAGCCCCTGGTGCCAGGACCAGTTCTTCGTCGGGCCCGGCTTCCCACTGTGGTACAGGACCTGGGGCTTCATGATGGCATCCAGCGGGTGCTCTTTGGTCACGGCCTTTCCTTCTGGCTCCACAAACTTATCTTCGTTGATGCTGTTGCATACCTCACTGGCAAGCGCCTCTGCCTGGACCTCGACCGCTACATCTTGGTAGACATCGATGACATCTTTGTGGGCAAGGAAGGGACCCGCATGAAGGTGGCTGATGTTGAG GCTCTGTTGACCACCCAGAACAAACTCAGGACCTTAGTCCCCAACTTCACCTTCAACTTGGGCTTCTCGGGCAAGTTCTATCATACTG GGACAGAGGAGGAGGATGCAGGGGACGACATGCTGCTGAAGCACCGCAAAGAGTTCTGGTGGTTCCCGCACATGTGGAGTCACATGCAGCCACACCTGTTCCACAATCGCTCCGTGCTGGCTGACCAGATGAGGCTCAACAAACAGTTTGCTCTG GAGCATGGGATTCCCACGGATCTGGGGTATGCTGTGGCCCCCCACCACTCGGGCGTGTACCCCATCCACACGCAGCTCTATGAGGCCTGGAAATCCGTGTGGGGCATCCAGGTGACCAGCACTGAGGAGTATCCCCATCTCCGCCCCGCCCGCTACCGTCGTGGCTTCATTCACAATGGCATTATG gTGCTGCCCCGGCAGACATGTGGCCTCTTCACTCACACAATCTTCTATAATGAGTATCCTGGAGGCTCTCGTGAACTAGACCGGAGCATCCGAGGTGGAGAGCTCTTTCTGACGGTGCTGCTTAATCCG ATTAGCATCTTTATGACCCATCTGTCCAATTATGGAAATGATCGGCTGGGCCTGTACACCTTTGAGAGCTTGGTGCGCTTCCTCCAGTGCTGGACACGGCTGCGCCTACAGACCCTTCCTCCTGTCCCGCTTGCACAGAAGTACTTTGAACTTTTCCCTCAGGAGCGAAGCCCCCTTTGGCAG AATCCCTGTGATGACAAGAGGCACAAAGATATCTGGTCCAAGGAGAAAACCTGTGATCGTCTCCCGAAGTTCCTCATTGTGGGACCCCAGAAAACAG GGACTACAGCTATTCACTTCTTCCTGAGCCTGCACCCAGCTGTAACTAGCAGCTTCCCTAGCCCCAGCACATTTGAGGAGATTCAGTTCTTCAACGGCCCTAATTACCACAAGGGTATTGACTG GTACATGGATTTCTTCCCTGTTCCTTCCAATGCCAGCACTGATTTCCTATTTGAAAAAAGTGCCACCTACTTTGACTCAGAGGTTGTACCACGGCGGGGGGCTGCCCTCCTGCCACGAGCCAAGATCATCACAGTGCTCACCAACCCTGCTGACAGGGCCTACTCCTGGTACCAG CATCAGCGAGCCCATGGAGACCCAGTTGCTTTGAACTATACCTTCTATCAGGTGATTTCAGCCTCCTCCCAGACCCCTCTGGCACTACGCTCCCTGCAGAACCGCTGTCTTGTCCCTGGCTACTATTCTACCCATCTACAACGCTGGCTGACTTACTACCCCTCTGGACAG TTGCTGATTGTGGATGGGCAAGAGCTGCGTACCAACCCAGCAGCCTCAATGGAGAGCATCCAGAAGTTCCTGGGTATCACACCCTTTCTGAACTACACACGGACCCTCAG GTTTGATGACGATAAGGGATTTTGGTGCCAGGGACTTGAAGGTGGTAAGACTCGCTGCCTAGGCCGGAGCAAAGGCCGGAGGTATCCAGATATGGACACTGAG TCCCGTCTTTTCCTTACGGATTTTTTCCGGAACCATAATTTGGAGTTGTCGAAGCTGCTGAGCCGGCTTGGCCAGCCAGTGCCCTCATGGCTTCGGGAAGAACTGCAGCATTCCAGTCTGGGTTGA
- the NDST2 gene encoding bifunctional heparan sulfate N-deacetylase/N-sulfotransferase 2 isoform X4, whose amino-acid sequence MLQLWKVVRPARQLELHRLILLLIAFSLGSMGFLAYYVSTSPKAKEPLPLPLGDCSSSGAAGPGPARPPVPPRPPRPPETVRTEPVVLVFVESAYSQLGQEIVAILESSRFRYSTELAPGRGDMPTLTDNTHGRYVLVIYENLLKYVNLDAWSRELLDRYCVEYGVGIIGFFRAHEHSLLSAQLKGFPLFLHSNLGLRDYQVNPSAPLLHLTRPSRLEPGPLPGDDWTIFQSNHSTYEPVLLASLRPAEPLVPGPVLRRARLPTVVQDLGLHDGIQRVLFGHGLSFWLHKLIFVDAVAYLTGKRLCLDLDRYILVDIDDIFVGKEGTRMKVADVEALLTTQNKLRTLVPNFTFNLGFSGKFYHTGTEEEDAGDDMLLKHRKEFWWFPHMWSHMQPHLFHNRSVLADQMRLNKQFALEHGIPTDLGYAVAPHHSGVYPIHTQLYEAWKSVWGIQVTSTEEYPHLRPARYRRGFIHNGIMVLPRQTCGLFTHTIFYNEYPGGSRELDRSIRGGELFLTVLLNPISIFMTHLSNYGNDRLGLYTFESLVRFLQCWTRLRLQTLPPVPLAQKYFELFPQERSPLWQNPCDDKRHKDIWSKEKTCDRLPKFLIVGPQKTGTTAIHFFLSLHPAVTSSFPSPSTFEEIQFFNGPNYHKGIDWYMDFFPVPSNASTDFLFEKSATYFDSEVVPRRGAALLPRAKIITVLTNPADRAYSWYQHQRAHGDPVALNYTFYQVISASSQTPLALRSLQNRCLVPGYYSTHLQRWLTYYPSGQLLIVDGQELRTNPAASMESIQKFLGITPFLNYTRTLRFDDDKGFWCQGLEGGKTRCLGRSKGRRYPDMDTEQTNEELEEGSSEEPLAQLQVRSNDLPVIQET is encoded by the exons ATGCTCCAGTTGTGGAAGGTTGTACGCCCAGCTCGGCAGCTGGAACTGCACCGCCTCATACTGCTGCTGATTGCTTTCAGCCTGGGCTCCATGGGCTTCCTGGCTTACTATGTGTCCACCAGCCCTAAGGCCAAggagcccctgcccctgcccttggGAGACTGCAGCAGCAGTGGGGCAGCTGGTCCTGGCCCTGCACGGCCTCCAGTTCCACCTCGGCCCCCCAGGCCTCCAGAGACAGTTCGAACTGAACCTGTGGTCCTTGTGTTTGTGGAGAGTGCATACTCACAGCTGGGGCAGGAAATTGTGGCCATCCTGGAATCTAGTCGTTTTCGTTATAGCACTGAGTTGGCACCTGGCCGAGGGGACATGCCCACATTGACTGATAATACCCATGGCCGCTATGTCTTGGTCATTTATGAGAACCTGCTCAAGTATGTCAACTTGGATGCCTGGAGTCGAGAACTGCTAGACCGGTACTGTGTGGAGTATGGTGTGGGCATCATTGGCTTTTTCCGAGCCCACGAGCACAGCCTACTGAGTGCCCAGCTTAAGGGCTTTCCCCTTTTTTTACACTCAAACTTGGGGCTCCGGGACTACCAAGTGAATCCTTCTGCCCCGCTACTGCATCTCACACGCCCCAGCCGCCTAGAACCAGGGCCACTGCCTGGTGATGACTGGACCATCTTCCAATCCAATCATAGTACATATGAACCAGTGCTTCTTGCCAGCCTTCGGCCAGCTGAGCCCCTGGTGCCAGGACCAGTTCTTCGTCGGGCCCGGCTTCCCACTGTGGTACAGGACCTGGGGCTTCATGATGGCATCCAGCGGGTGCTCTTTGGTCACGGCCTTTCCTTCTGGCTCCACAAACTTATCTTCGTTGATGCTGTTGCATACCTCACTGGCAAGCGCCTCTGCCTGGACCTCGACCGCTACATCTTGGTAGACATCGATGACATCTTTGTGGGCAAGGAAGGGACCCGCATGAAGGTGGCTGATGTTGAG GCTCTGTTGACCACCCAGAACAAACTCAGGACCTTAGTCCCCAACTTCACCTTCAACTTGGGCTTCTCGGGCAAGTTCTATCATACTG GGACAGAGGAGGAGGATGCAGGGGACGACATGCTGCTGAAGCACCGCAAAGAGTTCTGGTGGTTCCCGCACATGTGGAGTCACATGCAGCCACACCTGTTCCACAATCGCTCCGTGCTGGCTGACCAGATGAGGCTCAACAAACAGTTTGCTCTG GAGCATGGGATTCCCACGGATCTGGGGTATGCTGTGGCCCCCCACCACTCGGGCGTGTACCCCATCCACACGCAGCTCTATGAGGCCTGGAAATCCGTGTGGGGCATCCAGGTGACCAGCACTGAGGAGTATCCCCATCTCCGCCCCGCCCGCTACCGTCGTGGCTTCATTCACAATGGCATTATG gTGCTGCCCCGGCAGACATGTGGCCTCTTCACTCACACAATCTTCTATAATGAGTATCCTGGAGGCTCTCGTGAACTAGACCGGAGCATCCGAGGTGGAGAGCTCTTTCTGACGGTGCTGCTTAATCCG ATTAGCATCTTTATGACCCATCTGTCCAATTATGGAAATGATCGGCTGGGCCTGTACACCTTTGAGAGCTTGGTGCGCTTCCTCCAGTGCTGGACACGGCTGCGCCTACAGACCCTTCCTCCTGTCCCGCTTGCACAGAAGTACTTTGAACTTTTCCCTCAGGAGCGAAGCCCCCTTTGGCAG AATCCCTGTGATGACAAGAGGCACAAAGATATCTGGTCCAAGGAGAAAACCTGTGATCGTCTCCCGAAGTTCCTCATTGTGGGACCCCAGAAAACAG GGACTACAGCTATTCACTTCTTCCTGAGCCTGCACCCAGCTGTAACTAGCAGCTTCCCTAGCCCCAGCACATTTGAGGAGATTCAGTTCTTCAACGGCCCTAATTACCACAAGGGTATTGACTG GTACATGGATTTCTTCCCTGTTCCTTCCAATGCCAGCACTGATTTCCTATTTGAAAAAAGTGCCACCTACTTTGACTCAGAGGTTGTACCACGGCGGGGGGCTGCCCTCCTGCCACGAGCCAAGATCATCACAGTGCTCACCAACCCTGCTGACAGGGCCTACTCCTGGTACCAG CATCAGCGAGCCCATGGAGACCCAGTTGCTTTGAACTATACCTTCTATCAGGTGATTTCAGCCTCCTCCCAGACCCCTCTGGCACTACGCTCCCTGCAGAACCGCTGTCTTGTCCCTGGCTACTATTCTACCCATCTACAACGCTGGCTGACTTACTACCCCTCTGGACAG TTGCTGATTGTGGATGGGCAAGAGCTGCGTACCAACCCAGCAGCCTCAATGGAGAGCATCCAGAAGTTCCTGGGTATCACACCCTTTCTGAACTACACACGGACCCTCAG GTTTGATGACGATAAGGGATTTTGGTGCCAGGGACTTGAAGGTGGTAAGACTCGCTGCCTAGGCCGGAGCAAAGGCCGGAGGTATCCAGATATGGACACTGAG CAAACAAATGAAGAGCTAGAGGAAGGGTCCTCTGAGGAGCCACTGGCACAACTGCAG GTCAGGTCAAATGATTTACCTGTAATCCAGGAAACGTGA